In Gemmata obscuriglobus, a single genomic region encodes these proteins:
- a CDS encoding PVC-type heme-binding CxxCH protein, which produces MRTFLPTSLLLLVIANLLPPPPTVHAAPPVPAAPPEFAPNQTPAKPEPFPITLMDQGRFDPRLQGLSLPDGFKAEIVIDAPDTINPVGMTFDPAGNLYVMEWRPDAVTGDRWFEVKETFRYRDGTTRQVATMKKFTTDLIKQFKYNPATGRFDKPQPIISEELPSSILYHEGYLYVTGRGTVRRWTQSKPNGPWDVRETIAQGFCGFHHHQVSGLTIGNDGLLYLTSGDDDNFVEGADGSRATVLRTGAVFRCRPDGSKMETFSIGYRNPYRDIAYDDKFNLFHTDNDQEDGSKFQGCRIVHVAEGTDFGWRLQPGARCCRTDFVRGAVAGERPGKVAPMIKTGRGSPAGMLIYNDTRLPEQYRGLMFYPDVYRQLVRAYKAAPDGSTFKITNEFEFMKPAKSGGAADGLFRPCQMITGPDGAIYVCDWRTNSGGAGKLSGDGVNGRIYRITWAGTKDSPALPRRGMDSWAKIQKQTDAELLKTLGAPDLTDRVEARKELVRRGPKARDLVLSKFVSGSLDGDARLVALGALQSHWTPEVEDLFRLLVKDDSADVRRLAVEALAYHARPKDQRVHEALARALGDHSPAVRRAAALGLGRLGADGAGDVLVSTLRQDTDADAYLKDAYVRGIERLGKPGIDALLVLAQTSDKGADLVADVFLGLRARAAADALPELLLNPHLDAAQREALVLSYTNYQTDPPVSLTPLADYLARRPNEPASVVLAAVEVFGASGEALSPRAVQLVLNLLGRPDEMTRLSAIAAIETARLQPAAPKLIEFLGDANRTQLERGAAVRALRVLGDRRAVEPVKALLKGPNPALLKAEALRTLAAFDAAAARKEAEPLLDQADPTLLTEAVAVLSATRAGTKLIAERYVAKKLPREFFPQVNDALGKFPDEVVPAVVGFDHLFFPRMGRAVADPVLAKLRTDVLRGGLLLSLEPGQVDKIRALVSAKGDPKKGKELYLNTKVLACATCHRLEGVGGAVGPDLTRVWDTHSVEKILEAIVDPSKEIKEGFQTYRLTTADSKVYTGLKIKDDAKEVILRDATGRDIRVAKDEVESLTASKLSLMPDNVASQLTYDQFIDLLAFLKSKGQQESLRGLVVDAAVVPITTTDMTSTKPEPVANVTWADVTAGPNGKFDLKGTFAAPNAPAVLVRAYVFAPAKQKAAVTVESENPWRAWVNGSTAQPAATTEVELVQGWNAVLVKVANGGKPAVLSIRVAGDGLRTASRPDAPTTGGR; this is translated from the coding sequence ATGCGCACCTTCCTGCCTACCTCATTGCTGCTACTCGTAATCGCGAACCTGCTACCGCCCCCGCCGACCGTCCACGCCGCCCCGCCGGTCCCGGCCGCGCCACCGGAGTTCGCACCGAACCAGACACCGGCCAAGCCGGAACCGTTCCCGATTACGCTCATGGATCAGGGCCGGTTCGACCCACGACTCCAGGGGCTCTCGCTGCCCGACGGGTTCAAGGCCGAAATCGTCATCGACGCGCCGGACACCATTAACCCGGTCGGCATGACCTTCGACCCGGCGGGCAACCTTTACGTGATGGAGTGGCGCCCCGACGCGGTCACCGGCGACCGGTGGTTCGAGGTGAAGGAGACGTTCCGCTACCGGGACGGTACGACCCGGCAGGTCGCGACGATGAAGAAGTTCACGACCGACCTCATCAAGCAGTTCAAGTACAACCCGGCGACCGGGCGGTTCGACAAGCCGCAGCCCATCATCTCGGAAGAGCTGCCGTCGAGCATCCTGTACCACGAGGGGTACCTGTACGTCACCGGGCGGGGCACCGTGCGGCGGTGGACGCAGTCGAAGCCGAACGGCCCGTGGGACGTGCGCGAAACGATCGCGCAGGGGTTCTGCGGGTTCCACCACCACCAGGTGTCCGGCCTCACCATCGGCAACGACGGTTTGCTGTACCTGACCAGCGGCGACGACGACAACTTCGTGGAGGGTGCGGACGGGAGCCGGGCCACGGTGCTGCGCACCGGGGCGGTGTTCCGCTGCCGCCCGGACGGCTCCAAGATGGAGACGTTCTCGATCGGGTACCGCAACCCGTACCGCGACATCGCTTATGACGACAAGTTCAACTTGTTCCACACCGACAACGACCAGGAAGACGGGAGCAAGTTTCAGGGGTGCCGCATCGTCCACGTCGCGGAGGGCACAGACTTCGGCTGGCGGTTGCAGCCGGGCGCGCGGTGCTGCCGCACGGACTTCGTGCGCGGGGCGGTCGCGGGCGAGCGCCCCGGAAAGGTGGCCCCGATGATCAAGACCGGGCGCGGGTCACCCGCCGGGATGCTGATCTACAACGACACGCGCCTGCCCGAGCAGTACCGCGGGCTGATGTTCTACCCGGACGTGTACCGGCAACTGGTCCGCGCCTATAAGGCGGCCCCGGACGGCAGCACGTTCAAGATCACGAACGAGTTCGAGTTCATGAAGCCGGCCAAGTCGGGCGGCGCGGCGGACGGGCTGTTCCGCCCGTGCCAGATGATCACCGGGCCGGACGGCGCGATCTACGTGTGCGACTGGCGGACCAACTCTGGCGGCGCCGGGAAGCTGTCCGGCGACGGGGTCAACGGCCGCATCTACCGCATCACCTGGGCCGGCACGAAGGATTCGCCCGCGCTGCCGCGGCGCGGGATGGATAGCTGGGCCAAGATCCAGAAGCAGACCGACGCCGAGCTGCTCAAGACGCTGGGCGCACCGGACCTGACGGACCGCGTCGAGGCCCGCAAGGAACTCGTGCGCCGCGGTCCCAAAGCGCGCGACCTGGTACTCAGTAAGTTCGTCTCGGGCTCGCTGGACGGCGACGCCCGGTTGGTCGCGCTGGGGGCGCTTCAGTCCCACTGGACGCCGGAAGTGGAAGACCTGTTCCGGCTGCTCGTCAAGGACGATTCCGCCGACGTGCGCCGGCTCGCCGTCGAGGCGCTGGCGTACCACGCCCGCCCGAAGGACCAGCGGGTCCACGAGGCACTTGCGCGGGCGCTCGGCGACCACTCGCCGGCGGTCCGCCGGGCGGCGGCGCTCGGGCTGGGGCGGCTCGGCGCCGACGGCGCCGGGGACGTGCTCGTAAGCACGCTGCGCCAGGACACCGACGCCGACGCGTACCTGAAGGACGCCTACGTTCGCGGGATCGAACGTCTCGGCAAGCCCGGCATCGACGCGCTGCTGGTGCTGGCTCAGACAAGCGACAAGGGGGCCGACCTGGTGGCGGACGTGTTCCTCGGGCTGCGCGCCCGGGCCGCGGCCGACGCGCTGCCGGAACTGCTGCTGAACCCGCACCTGGACGCGGCCCAGCGCGAGGCGCTGGTGCTGTCGTACACGAACTACCAGACCGACCCGCCGGTCTCGCTGACCCCGCTCGCGGACTACCTCGCGCGGCGGCCCAACGAGCCCGCGAGCGTTGTACTCGCCGCGGTCGAGGTGTTCGGCGCGAGCGGCGAGGCTCTGTCCCCGCGGGCCGTTCAACTGGTCCTGAACCTGCTCGGCCGCCCGGATGAAATGACCCGCCTGTCGGCGATCGCGGCCATCGAGACGGCCCGGCTTCAGCCCGCCGCGCCGAAGCTGATCGAGTTCCTCGGCGACGCGAACCGGACGCAACTGGAACGGGGCGCGGCGGTTCGTGCGCTCCGCGTGCTCGGCGACCGCCGCGCGGTCGAGCCGGTGAAGGCGCTCCTGAAGGGGCCGAACCCGGCCTTGCTGAAGGCCGAGGCGCTGCGCACGCTGGCGGCGTTCGACGCCGCGGCCGCGCGCAAGGAGGCCGAGCCGCTGCTCGATCAGGCGGACCCGACGCTCCTGACCGAGGCCGTCGCGGTGCTGTCGGCGACACGGGCCGGGACGAAGCTGATCGCCGAGCGGTACGTCGCGAAGAAGCTGCCCCGTGAGTTCTTCCCGCAGGTCAACGACGCGCTCGGCAAGTTCCCCGACGAAGTAGTGCCGGCGGTGGTCGGCTTCGATCACCTGTTCTTCCCGCGGATGGGCCGGGCGGTCGCGGACCCGGTGCTGGCGAAGCTCCGCACAGACGTGCTGCGCGGCGGGTTGCTGCTGTCGCTCGAACCCGGTCAGGTGGACAAGATCCGTGCCCTGGTGAGCGCCAAGGGCGACCCGAAGAAGGGCAAGGAACTGTACCTGAACACGAAGGTGCTGGCGTGCGCGACGTGCCACCGGCTCGAGGGGGTGGGCGGGGCGGTCGGCCCGGACCTGACCCGTGTGTGGGACACCCACAGCGTCGAGAAGATCCTGGAAGCGATCGTGGACCCGAGCAAGGAAATCAAGGAGGGCTTCCAGACGTACCGGCTCACGACGGCCGACAGCAAGGTGTACACGGGGCTGAAGATCAAGGACGACGCGAAAGAGGTGATCCTCCGCGACGCCACCGGGCGCGACATTCGCGTGGCCAAGGACGAGGTCGAATCGCTGACGGCGAGCAAGCTGTCGCTGATGCCGGACAACGTGGCGTCGCAGCTCACCTACGACCAGTTCATCGACCTGCTGGCGTTCTTGAAGAGCAAGGGGCAGCAGGAGTCGCTGCGCGGGCTGGTGGTGGACGCCGCGGTTGTCCCGATCACGACCACGGACATGACTTCGACGAAGCCCGAGCCGGTTGCGAACGTAACGTGGGCGGATGTGACCGCCGGGCCGAACGGTAAGTTCGACCTGAAAGGCACCTTCGCGGCGCCGAACGCTCCCGCGGTCTTGGTCCGCGCCTATGTCTTCGCCCCCGCGAAGCAAAAGGCGGCCGTGACTGTCGAGAGCGAGAACCCGTGGCGGGCGTGGGTGAACGGCTCAACCGCCCAACCCGCGGCGACCACGGAGGTCGAACTCGTGCAGGGCTGGAACGCGGTTCTGGTGAAGGTGGCCAACGGAGGCAAGCCCGCGGTACTGAGCATCCGCGTGGCCGGCGACGGGTTGCGCACCGCATCCAGGCCCGACGCGCCTACAACCGGCGGTCGGTAA
- a CDS encoding tyrosine-type recombinase/integrase, protein MPAQRKSVPTYCLHKQSGRGRAVWTDATGTRRFKLLPGAFESRESRTAFATLLLELDASPAAVTAPTQGMTLAEVMVAYLQHAERHYRGADGKLTSEFNEIRLVVKALRELYAETPAAEFGPLRLKAVQRRWVNANLARSECNRRVNLVRRMFKWASSEELVPVATYQALTTVSGLTRGRSAARETEPVGPVENVVVDATLPYLNRFVRGLVQFQRFTGCRPGEACNLRRCDIDMSGPVWLYRPETHKTAWKGKSRVIAIGPKAQLVLNEFFTTEASDYLFSPERAMEEHQAERAANRKTPRYPSHMKRNVGKRKARPRRAPTDKYDHRSYSRAVARACDEAFPAAAPLAQQSGETRVAWASRLTVDEKARLLAWQQEHRWHPNQLRHSYATRVRKEHGLEAAQVLLGHSRADVTQVYAERNEQLAVALAAKIG, encoded by the coding sequence ATGCCCGCACAGCGCAAGTCTGTTCCGACCTACTGCCTCCACAAGCAATCTGGCCGCGGTCGTGCCGTTTGGACCGACGCGACCGGGACACGCCGGTTCAAGCTGCTTCCCGGCGCGTTCGAGTCGCGCGAGTCGCGCACCGCGTTCGCAACCCTCCTGCTCGAACTCGACGCCTCGCCTGCCGCGGTCACCGCTCCCACACAGGGAATGACGCTCGCCGAGGTGATGGTCGCGTACCTCCAACACGCCGAACGACACTACCGCGGCGCGGACGGGAAGCTGACCAGCGAGTTCAACGAGATCAGGTTGGTAGTCAAGGCGCTTCGGGAGTTGTATGCCGAGACGCCCGCTGCCGAGTTTGGCCCACTGCGTCTCAAGGCCGTTCAGCGCAGGTGGGTGAACGCGAACCTCGCGCGTTCGGAATGCAACCGGCGCGTGAACCTCGTCCGGCGCATGTTTAAATGGGCGTCGTCTGAAGAACTGGTTCCGGTGGCGACCTACCAAGCGCTCACCACTGTCAGCGGACTTACTCGCGGGCGATCCGCAGCGCGCGAGACCGAACCGGTCGGGCCGGTCGAAAATGTCGTGGTCGATGCAACGCTGCCATACCTGAACCGTTTCGTTCGCGGGTTGGTTCAGTTCCAGCGGTTCACCGGGTGCCGACCCGGGGAGGCGTGCAACCTGCGCCGGTGCGACATCGACATGAGCGGTCCCGTCTGGCTGTACCGCCCGGAGACGCACAAGACCGCATGGAAGGGGAAAAGTCGCGTTATCGCGATCGGCCCGAAAGCTCAACTGGTACTCAACGAATTCTTCACCACCGAAGCGAGTGACTACCTGTTTAGCCCGGAGCGTGCGATGGAAGAGCACCAAGCCGAGCGCGCCGCGAACCGTAAGACGCCTCGATACCCCAGCCACATGAAACGGAACGTCGGCAAGCGGAAGGCACGGCCGAGGCGCGCACCGACAGACAAATACGACCACCGCTCGTATTCTCGCGCCGTCGCCCGCGCCTGTGACGAAGCGTTCCCGGCCGCGGCACCGCTCGCGCAGCAGTCCGGCGAAACGCGAGTCGCGTGGGCGAGTCGGTTAACGGTGGATGAGAAGGCGCGTCTTCTGGCGTGGCAGCAAGAGCACCGCTGGCACCCGAATCAACTCCGCCACAGTTACGCGACTCGGGTCCGAAAGGAACACGGCCTCGAAGCCGCCCAAGTGCTTCTCGGTCACTCGCGTGCCGATGTAACGCAGGTGTACGCCGAACGCAACGAACAACTGGCCGTGGCCCTCGCTGCCAAGATCGGGTGA
- a CDS encoding DUF1580 domain-containing protein, translating to MAETVSEAASALPVLAEIQVGAGLSLSAAGRLFPGHRGGASVDPSTVFRWVTKGARAGEGRVVKLEAARVGGRWLTSREAVARFVAALTEAATPAVTPVAPTTRAPAAHTRATEKAVAALKKMGA from the coding sequence ATGGCCGAAACCGTTTCCGAAGCCGCATCCGCGCTGCCGGTGCTGGCCGAAATCCAGGTGGGCGCGGGGCTGTCACTGTCCGCCGCCGGGCGCCTGTTCCCGGGGCACCGCGGCGGCGCGTCCGTTGATCCGTCCACCGTGTTCCGCTGGGTGACCAAAGGCGCCCGGGCGGGCGAAGGGCGGGTCGTCAAGCTGGAGGCCGCCCGGGTCGGCGGGCGCTGGCTCACGTCCCGCGAGGCCGTCGCCCGGTTCGTCGCCGCGCTCACCGAAGCCGCAACCCCCGCTGTTACTCCGGTCGCACCCACGACCCGCGCACCCGCAGCTCACACGCGTGCGACCGAGAAGGCCGTCGCGGCGCTCAAGAAGATGGGCGCCTGA
- a CDS encoding DUF3854 domain-containing protein — MDFTVSNGSGDRNESPKEITVDFGPEAADTETVGQGGAARAEQPTDGTKKPELLPNHRAELRASGLTDETGTANGVYSESDPKEVAALINWSVTRAKLLGPVLVYPHFDRDGRPLHHAAVKPDRPRDRADKPGKVKYENPRQRPNRLYVPAGARGALGEPTAPLLVTEGCKKALAATQHGFPCVSLPGVWCWVAPREKKNGKKVGKLALNHDLAGVAWKGRRVYICFDSDAASNSDVARAEKALAEVLIRHGAEVRVVRLPAEPDGAKNGLDDFLVRHGAERLRQILNATNPAANPKPEAVPIDATAFTESGYTAVRGNTFHCVLARDEDTDELVVAKKTKLANFIAKIVGETVTDDGTEQAREFAVRVEQGHKPARVAGVPVERFGALDWVVEKFGPTLVIQAGSGKRDHLRCAIQEMSGDDIPSATVYTHTGWREIGRRWCYLHGAGAIVPSVPGVPVSPSIDVRLDGAASGFQFPAPLAGDALRGAVRASLGLLDGLVPDAVAFPLVATVYRAGLGPADFALWLSGLTGAQKSELAALAQQHFGAGMTRSRLPGNWASTDNALEGLAFTVKDAVLVIDDFAPPTSRADADRQHRTAERLIRGQGNSAGRQRMRADGTLRPPKPPRGLILATGEDVPRGHSITARLGVVAVRRGDVNLARLSACQKDAADGLHAAAMAGFIAWLAPRYANVRGGLDAERVQLRDQFVGQFSHARTPDIIANLLLGLRYLLAFAGDIQAIDRPQREELWRRGEVAFRALAGQQGEHQRAADPVARFPEMLGAVLSSGRGHLAGPDGKEPGAPPSVAAWGWDARESRTGFGEARVSCQPRGRKIGWVAGEEVYLDPDSAFAALSELAHEQGQAYPVTQQTLYRRLKESGVLVRTDGDRTAYPVTLEGVRRRVLVLAADFLLGKPGQPGQPGLAKGNTGSFVPVVPVSGTGGGTESTNGRHAHADELFTNDVEVFAP; from the coding sequence ATGGACTTCACCGTATCAAATGGGTCCGGCGATCGCAATGAGAGCCCGAAAGAAATCACTGTCGATTTCGGCCCCGAGGCAGCCGACACCGAAACTGTGGGTCAGGGCGGTGCGGCGCGGGCAGAACAGCCCACCGATGGCACCAAAAAGCCCGAACTGCTGCCGAACCACCGGGCCGAACTCCGGGCGTCCGGGCTGACGGACGAAACGGGCACGGCGAATGGTGTGTACTCCGAGTCCGACCCGAAGGAGGTCGCCGCGCTCATCAATTGGAGTGTGACCCGCGCCAAGTTGCTCGGGCCGGTGTTGGTGTACCCGCATTTCGACCGCGACGGGCGACCGCTGCACCACGCCGCAGTGAAGCCGGACCGCCCACGTGACCGGGCGGACAAGCCCGGGAAGGTGAAGTACGAGAACCCGCGCCAGCGACCGAACCGCTTGTACGTTCCTGCGGGTGCCCGCGGCGCGCTGGGCGAGCCGACCGCGCCGCTGCTCGTTACTGAGGGGTGCAAGAAGGCGCTGGCCGCGACCCAGCACGGGTTCCCGTGCGTGTCGCTGCCCGGCGTCTGGTGCTGGGTGGCGCCGCGCGAGAAGAAGAACGGCAAGAAGGTCGGCAAGCTCGCGCTCAACCACGACCTGGCGGGCGTCGCATGGAAGGGGCGCCGCGTGTACATCTGCTTCGACAGCGACGCCGCGTCGAACTCCGATGTGGCCCGAGCCGAGAAGGCGCTCGCGGAGGTGTTGATCCGCCACGGGGCCGAGGTACGGGTCGTGCGGTTGCCCGCTGAACCGGACGGGGCCAAAAACGGGCTCGACGACTTCCTCGTCCGTCACGGCGCCGAACGACTCCGTCAGATCCTCAACGCCACCAACCCGGCCGCGAACCCAAAGCCGGAGGCGGTCCCCATTGATGCGACCGCATTCACCGAAAGCGGGTACACCGCGGTCCGCGGCAACACGTTCCACTGCGTGCTCGCGCGGGACGAGGACACGGACGAGTTGGTGGTCGCCAAGAAGACCAAGCTGGCCAACTTCATCGCTAAGATCGTGGGCGAGACGGTCACCGACGACGGGACCGAACAGGCCCGCGAGTTCGCGGTCCGGGTGGAACAGGGGCACAAGCCCGCGCGCGTCGCTGGGGTGCCGGTGGAGCGGTTCGGGGCGCTGGACTGGGTGGTCGAGAAGTTCGGGCCGACGTTGGTGATCCAGGCGGGCAGCGGGAAGCGCGATCACCTGCGGTGCGCGATTCAGGAGATGAGCGGGGACGACATCCCGTCGGCCACGGTCTACACACACACCGGGTGGCGCGAGATCGGCCGCCGGTGGTGCTACCTGCACGGCGCGGGTGCGATCGTCCCGAGTGTCCCAGGTGTCCCGGTTTCCCCATCGATAGATGTGCGACTCGACGGCGCGGCCTCTGGGTTCCAGTTCCCGGCGCCGCTCGCCGGCGATGCGCTCCGGGGCGCGGTTCGCGCCTCTCTGGGGTTGCTCGACGGGTTGGTTCCCGACGCGGTCGCGTTCCCGCTGGTCGCAACCGTGTACCGCGCGGGACTCGGTCCCGCCGACTTCGCGCTCTGGCTCTCGGGGCTGACCGGTGCGCAGAAGAGCGAACTCGCGGCGCTCGCCCAACAGCACTTCGGCGCCGGTATGACCCGGAGCCGGTTGCCGGGGAACTGGGCGTCCACCGACAACGCGCTCGAAGGATTGGCGTTCACCGTGAAGGACGCGGTGCTGGTGATCGACGACTTCGCCCCGCCGACCTCCCGCGCCGACGCGGACCGGCAGCACCGCACCGCCGAGCGGCTGATCCGCGGCCAGGGCAACAGCGCCGGGCGCCAGCGGATGCGGGCCGACGGCACGCTGCGCCCGCCGAAGCCGCCGCGGGGTCTGATCCTGGCGACCGGCGAGGACGTTCCGCGTGGACACTCGATCACCGCTCGGTTGGGCGTGGTTGCAGTGCGGCGCGGGGACGTGAACCTTGCTCGCTTGTCGGCGTGCCAGAAGGACGCAGCGGACGGGTTACACGCCGCCGCAATGGCGGGGTTCATCGCGTGGCTGGCGCCGCGGTACGCAAATGTCCGCGGCGGCCTTGATGCCGAGCGGGTTCAACTGCGGGACCAGTTCGTGGGTCAGTTCTCGCACGCTCGCACCCCCGACATCATCGCCAACCTGCTGCTCGGGTTGCGGTATCTGCTCGCGTTCGCGGGGGACATTCAGGCCATCGACCGACCACAGCGCGAGGAACTGTGGCGCCGTGGTGAGGTCGCGTTCCGGGCGCTGGCAGGCCAGCAAGGTGAGCACCAGCGAGCCGCCGACCCGGTGGCCCGGTTCCCGGAGATGCTCGGGGCGGTGCTGAGTAGCGGGCGCGGGCACCTCGCGGGGCCGGACGGCAAGGAACCTGGCGCCCCGCCATCGGTCGCGGCCTGGGGCTGGGATGCTCGCGAGAGCCGCACCGGGTTCGGCGAGGCGCGTGTGAGCTGTCAGCCGCGCGGGCGCAAGATCGGGTGGGTTGCGGGTGAAGAAGTGTATTTGGACCCGGACAGCGCGTTCGCGGCGCTGTCGGAACTGGCGCACGAACAGGGACAAGCGTATCCGGTCACGCAACAGACCTTGTACCGGCGGCTCAAAGAGAGCGGCGTGCTGGTGCGCACCGACGGCGATCGGACCGCTTACCCGGTCACCCTAGAGGGCGTGCGCCGGCGCGTGTTGGTGCTGGCCGCCGACTTCCTGCTGGGGAAACCGGGACAACCGGGGCAACCGGGACTGGCCAAGGGAAATACCGGCTCGTTTGTCCCGGTTGTCCCGGTTTCGGGAACAGGAGGCGGTACCGAGAGCACGAACGGTCGACACGCACACGCGGACGAGTTGTTTACGAACGACGTGGAGGTGTTCGCCCCATGA
- a CDS encoding adenylyltransferase/cytidyltransferase family protein — protein MLSFARPVLERLRSCGVRHWLLFDALWLAHRAPEPVPRADLNIDIGVDASDFSACRDMLLACPSLPDELPNGRRADPNVVSLARADGRCVRLWRTERRGITRVIACAPERFGYEFHFCGAEELSVAGHPVAVPRYAPQLLDHWYGAGWRTSHAPPALASHPPAARSELRVLIDGVFDLFHVGHVRLFARAKALYGHVTAGVIDDATTATYKRWPVVPHEHRVEVVRACRYVDAVIPHYPLRTPVAALDALGIDYLIHGAGDPAFLHTYYSHLMAAGRFHTLPEFDGYHTTDLIARAGTTVLPAESAFDG, from the coding sequence ATGCTCAGCTTCGCCCGCCCGGTCCTCGAACGCCTGCGTAGCTGTGGCGTCCGCCACTGGCTCCTGTTCGACGCCCTGTGGCTCGCCCACCGTGCGCCCGAGCCGGTACCTCGGGCGGACCTCAACATCGACATCGGCGTGGACGCGAGCGATTTCTCCGCGTGTCGGGACATGCTCCTGGCGTGCCCGTCGTTACCCGATGAATTACCGAACGGGCGCCGCGCCGATCCGAATGTGGTCTCACTGGCGCGAGCCGACGGCCGGTGTGTGCGGTTGTGGCGCACCGAGCGCCGCGGGATCACGCGCGTGATTGCGTGCGCTCCTGAGCGGTTCGGATACGAGTTCCATTTCTGCGGGGCCGAGGAGCTATCGGTCGCCGGGCATCCGGTCGCGGTACCGCGATACGCACCCCAACTTCTCGATCACTGGTACGGTGCGGGCTGGCGCACGTCCCACGCCCCGCCCGCACTCGCCTCGCACCCGCCCGCGGCTCGCTCCGAACTGCGGGTCCTCATCGACGGGGTGTTCGACCTGTTCCACGTGGGCCACGTGCGCCTGTTCGCGCGGGCCAAGGCGTTGTACGGCCACGTTACCGCCGGGGTGATCGACGACGCCACCACGGCCACCTACAAGCGCTGGCCGGTGGTCCCGCACGAGCACCGGGTGGAGGTGGTGCGGGCGTGCCGGTACGTCGATGCGGTGATCCCCCACTACCCGCTCCGGACGCCCGTGGCCGCACTCGACGCCCTCGGGATCGACTACCTGATCCACGGGGCCGGCGATCCGGCGTTCCTCCACACCTACTACAGCCATCTGATGGCGGCCGGCCGGTTCCACACGCTGCCCGAGTTCGACGGGTACCACACCACCGACCTCATCGCGCGGGCCGGAACCACCGTTCTACCTGCGGAATCGGCATTCGACGGTTGA
- the tnpA gene encoding IS66 family insertion sequence element accessory protein TnpA — MNEFVLPVDVTSTPIGPGRPSRRDPAATRQKWVERIDRFRTAGVTVAQFCLAEGVSVPAFYQWRRTLAAERATEPADRLTVVPVRVARPTSGVEVVLTSGAMLRFSADCDPQHVAALLRAVGAIPC; from the coding sequence ATGAACGAGTTTGTTCTTCCGGTCGATGTGACGAGTACGCCCATTGGTCCGGGCCGCCCGTCTCGGCGCGATCCGGCGGCCACCCGGCAGAAGTGGGTCGAGCGGATCGACCGGTTCCGCACCGCCGGCGTTACTGTCGCACAGTTCTGTCTGGCCGAGGGCGTCTCCGTCCCGGCCTTCTACCAGTGGCGGCGGACGCTCGCGGCCGAGCGCGCTACCGAACCGGCCGACCGGCTCACCGTCGTCCCCGTGCGGGTCGCGCGTCCCACGTCCGGCGTCGAGGTCGTGCTCACCTCCGGCGCGATGCTCCGCTTCTCGGCCGACTGCGATCCGCAGCACGTCGCGGCGTTGCTCCGGGCGGTGGGAGCAATCCCGTGCTGA
- the tnpB gene encoding IS66 family insertion sequence element accessory protein TnpB (TnpB, as the term is used for proteins encoded by IS66 family insertion elements, is considered an accessory protein, since TnpC, encoded by a neighboring gene, is a DDE family transposase.), which produces MLTIPPSVKLWYAPTPVDFRLGFDGLFNLVQSRLKADPLSGHLFIFRNKTAGRVKVLYWGGHGLCLWCQRLEAGRYHFPDPAEATDAGVELSAAQFAMILDGIDLSRVRRFKRFTPATPR; this is translated from the coding sequence GTGCTGACCATACCGCCATCGGTCAAGCTGTGGTACGCGCCGACGCCGGTGGACTTCCGGCTCGGGTTCGACGGGCTGTTCAACCTGGTCCAGTCCCGGCTCAAGGCCGATCCGCTGTCCGGCCACCTGTTCATTTTTCGGAACAAGACGGCCGGCCGGGTGAAGGTCTTGTACTGGGGCGGTCACGGTCTGTGCTTGTGGTGCCAGCGACTCGAAGCCGGGCGGTATCACTTTCCCGACCCGGCCGAGGCGACCGACGCGGGCGTCGAGCTGTCGGCCGCCCAGTTCGCCATGATCCTCGACGGCATCGACCTGTCCCGCGTCCGACGGTTCAAGCGGTTCACGCCCGCGACACCCCGCTGA